The proteins below are encoded in one region of Macrobrachium rosenbergii isolate ZJJX-2024 chromosome 29, ASM4041242v1, whole genome shotgun sequence:
- the LOC136854617 gene encoding uncharacterized protein: MKAQVCESAVNTLPPIRSGKVSKSREEDFEVSIYLDKLRHLLPGGSTRGKPTVEKKLNRLEVIESVIQYISELQDVLDIDVHEREMDILEYETKSITLAA; encoded by the coding sequence ATGAAGGCGCAGGTCTGTGAGTCCGCCGTGAACACCTTGCCCCCCATCAGGAGCGGGAAAGTGTCCAAGTCGAGGGAGGAGGATTTCGAAGTGTCCATTTACCTGGATAAATTGAGACACCTTCTCCCAGGCGGGTCGACCAGGGGCAAGCCCACGGTCGAAAAGAAGCTGAACCGACTCGAAGTCATCGAGAGTGTGATCCAGTACATCAGCGAACTGCAGGACGTCTTGGACATCGACGTCCACGAAAGAGAAATGGACATTTTAGAGTACGAGACCAAAAGCATCACTCTGGCAGCGTGA